From Streptomyces durmitorensis, a single genomic window includes:
- a CDS encoding acyl-CoA dehydrogenase family protein, producing the protein MDLTYTQEEESFRAGLREWLARTLPQLPPRPDPLDWPGRRAYDMGWQRRLYDAGYAGLHWPVDAGGRGATPTQHLIFLEETEKAGAPYVGANFVGLLHAGPTIASEGTAEQRARWLPPVLRGDEVWCQGFSEPDAGSDLASLRTRAWRDGDDYVVSGSKIWTSHAEVADWCELLVRTTPVSDDVPKHRGISWLAMPMDAPGITVRPLRTLAGSTEFAEVFLDEVRVPVANRVGAENDGWRVTMVTLSYERGTAFVGEVVACRRVLGDLAREARKNGRWDDAVLRRRLGRLSAEFGALWRLTQWNVSESQRAGSGVPGVGGSVFKLRYSHARQELYEAAGEVLGPAGALDLGHEWTLDRLSSLSYTIAAGTSQIQQNIVAERILGLPKGR; encoded by the coding sequence GTGGACCTCACGTACACGCAGGAGGAGGAATCCTTCCGGGCGGGCCTGCGGGAGTGGCTGGCCCGGACACTTCCCCAACTCCCACCGCGCCCCGACCCGTTGGACTGGCCGGGGCGCCGCGCGTACGACATGGGGTGGCAGCGCAGGCTGTACGACGCCGGGTACGCGGGGCTGCACTGGCCCGTGGACGCGGGCGGGCGGGGAGCCACCCCCACCCAGCACCTCATCTTCCTGGAGGAGACGGAGAAGGCGGGCGCGCCCTACGTGGGGGCGAACTTCGTCGGCCTCCTGCACGCGGGGCCGACCATCGCGTCCGAGGGGACGGCCGAGCAGCGCGCCCGATGGCTGCCGCCGGTCCTGCGCGGCGACGAGGTGTGGTGCCAGGGGTTCAGCGAGCCGGACGCGGGCTCCGACCTCGCGTCGCTGCGCACGCGCGCGTGGCGCGACGGCGACGACTACGTGGTGAGCGGCTCCAAGATCTGGACCTCGCACGCCGAGGTCGCCGACTGGTGCGAGCTCCTCGTGCGGACGACCCCGGTCAGCGATGACGTGCCCAAGCACCGCGGCATCTCGTGGCTCGCGATGCCGATGGACGCCCCGGGGATCACGGTCCGTCCGCTGCGCACGCTCGCGGGATCGACCGAGTTCGCCGAGGTGTTCCTCGACGAGGTGCGGGTGCCGGTCGCCAACCGCGTCGGCGCGGAGAACGACGGCTGGCGCGTGACGATGGTGACCCTGTCGTACGAGCGCGGCACGGCCTTCGTGGGGGAGGTCGTCGCCTGCCGGCGGGTCCTGGGCGATCTCGCGCGCGAGGCCCGCAAGAACGGCCGCTGGGACGACGCGGTGCTGCGGCGCAGGCTCGGCAGGCTGAGCGCCGAGTTCGGGGCGCTGTGGCGGCTCACGCAGTGGAACGTCAGCGAGTCGCAGCGGGCGGGGAGCGGAGTGCCGGGGGTCGGCGGGTCCGTCTTCAAGCTGCGGTACTCGCACGCCCGCCAGGAGCTGTACGAGGCCGCGGGCGAGGTCCTCGGGCCCGCGGGCGCGCTCGACCTGGGCCACGAGTGGACCCTGGACCGGCTCTCCTCGCTCTCGTACACGATCGCCGCAGGGACCTCGCAGATCCAGCAGAACATCGTGGCCGAGCGGATACTCGGCCTCCCGAAGGGGCGGTGA
- a CDS encoding Zn-dependent alcohol dehydrogenase: MRGVVFDRSRAEGSRVEVVDDLEIRDPGPGEVLVGIKAAGLCHSDLSVIDGTIPFPSPVVLGHEGAGVVEAVGAGVTHVGVGDHVALSTIASCGTCGECNRGRPTMCRRAIGMPEQPFSRGGRPIHQFAANSAFAERTVVKAVQAVKIPEDIPLTSAALIGCGVVTGVGAALNRAKVDRGDSVVVIGTGGIGLNVLQGARIGGATRIVAVDANPEKEGVARQFGATHFFSSAEAEGVRELLPTGADHVFECVGRVELIRQAIDLLDRHGQAVLLGVPPATAEASFLVSSLFLDKSILGCRYGSARPQRDFALYAELYREGRLLLDELVTETYPVEDFAKAVGDAEAGRVARGVLTF; the protein is encoded by the coding sequence ATGAGGGGTGTCGTTTTCGACAGGAGCAGGGCCGAGGGGAGCAGGGTCGAGGTCGTCGACGACCTTGAGATACGGGATCCGGGGCCGGGGGAGGTGCTGGTCGGGATCAAGGCCGCGGGGCTGTGCCACAGCGACCTCTCGGTGATCGACGGGACCATTCCCTTCCCTTCGCCGGTGGTGCTCGGGCATGAAGGGGCGGGGGTGGTGGAGGCCGTCGGTGCGGGGGTGACGCATGTGGGGGTCGGGGATCACGTGGCGCTTTCGACCATCGCCAGCTGCGGGACCTGCGGGGAGTGCAACCGGGGGCGGCCGACGATGTGCCGGCGCGCGATCGGGATGCCGGAGCAGCCGTTCTCGCGGGGCGGTAGGCCGATCCATCAGTTCGCGGCGAACTCCGCCTTCGCGGAACGCACGGTGGTGAAGGCCGTGCAGGCCGTGAAGATCCCGGAGGACATTCCGCTGACGTCGGCGGCGTTGATCGGATGCGGGGTGGTGACGGGGGTCGGTGCCGCCTTGAACCGCGCGAAGGTGGACCGCGGGGACAGCGTGGTGGTGATCGGGACCGGGGGGATCGGGCTCAACGTGTTGCAGGGGGCGAGGATCGGCGGGGCGACGCGGATCGTGGCCGTGGATGCGAACCCTGAGAAGGAGGGGGTGGCGCGGCAGTTCGGGGCCACGCACTTCTTCTCGTCGGCGGAGGCTGAGGGTGTGCGGGAGCTTCTGCCGACGGGGGCGGACCACGTCTTCGAGTGCGTGGGCCGGGTCGAGCTGATCCGCCAGGCGATCGACCTCCTTGACCGGCATGGGCAGGCGGTGCTGCTCGGCGTGCCGCCGGCCACGGCCGAGGCGTCGTTCCTGGTCTCGTCCCTGTTCCTGGACAAGTCGATCCTGGGCTGCCGCTACGGTTCGGCGCGGCCGCAGCGGGACTTCGCGCTGTACGCGGAGCTGTACCGGGAGGGGCGGCTGCTGCTCGACGAATTGGTGACGGAGACGTACCCGGTGGAGGACTTCGCGAAGGCGGTGGGGGATGCGGAGGCGGGGCGGGTGGCGCGGGGGGTGTTGACGTTCTGA
- a CDS encoding SDR family oxidoreductase, whose protein sequence is MGNFLAGKVVAVTGAGRGIGRAVALAAAAEGAKVIVNDYGVSMEGVEPTSEIADGVVKEIQAAGGEAVAVADDISTMAGGQRIVDVALAEYGRIDGVVCVAGILRERMLFNMSEQEWDPVLATHLKGTFTVFRAASAVMRKQGTGTLIGFTSGNHQGSVAQANYSAAKGGIISLVRSAALGLNKYGVTANAVAPVARTRMSANVPMELKEIGEPEDVAALVTYLLSDRAREERITGQVYTVAGPKIAVWAQPRELRAGYVEGGWTPEKIADFLPGTVGVDPMPMLAQLEAMAKAAAAKDRPNA, encoded by the coding sequence GTGGGGAACTTCTTGGCAGGCAAGGTGGTTGCCGTGACCGGTGCCGGGCGCGGCATCGGCAGGGCGGTCGCGCTGGCCGCCGCAGCCGAGGGCGCGAAGGTGATCGTGAACGACTACGGCGTCTCCATGGAGGGTGTCGAACCGACCAGTGAGATAGCCGACGGCGTGGTCAAGGAGATCCAGGCGGCGGGCGGCGAGGCCGTCGCCGTGGCCGACGACATCTCGACCATGGCGGGCGGGCAGCGGATCGTGGACGTCGCGCTCGCGGAGTACGGACGCATCGACGGCGTCGTGTGCGTCGCCGGGATCCTGCGCGAGCGGATGCTCTTCAACATGTCCGAGCAGGAGTGGGACCCGGTTCTCGCCACGCACCTGAAGGGCACGTTCACCGTCTTCCGTGCCGCATCGGCGGTCATGCGCAAGCAGGGCACGGGCACGCTGATCGGCTTCACCAGCGGCAACCACCAGGGGTCGGTCGCGCAGGCCAACTACAGCGCGGCCAAGGGCGGGATCATCTCGCTGGTGCGCAGCGCGGCCCTCGGCCTGAACAAGTACGGGGTGACGGCGAACGCGGTCGCGCCCGTCGCGCGGACGCGGATGTCGGCGAACGTGCCCATGGAGCTGAAGGAGATCGGGGAGCCGGAGGACGTGGCCGCGCTGGTCACGTATCTGCTGAGCGACCGGGCGCGGGAGGAGAGGATCACCGGGCAGGTCTACACGGTCGCGGGCCCGAAGATCGCCGTGTGGGCGCAGCCGCGTGAGCTGCGGGCCGGGTACGTCGAGGGCGGCTGGACCCCGGAGAAGATCGCCGACTTCCTGCCGGGGACGGTGGGGGTCGACCCGATGCCGATGCTGGCGCAGCTGGAGGCGATGGCGAAGGCCGCCGCCGCCAAAGACCGGCCGAACGCGTAG
- a CDS encoding EF-hand domain-containing protein, producing MDSAEYERKIAARFVTFDQDGNGYISREDFSTAAAALLTEFGATARSEKGQALYIGAEAFWQGMAGIADRDGDQRITKPEFVGGAVKRLRDNPARFAEIARPFLDAVIAVADGDGDGSVSPQEVERVLKALGVPADIASAAGGSLDTDGDGRVTEEEIVAAFAAYFTVPE from the coding sequence ATGGACAGTGCCGAGTACGAGCGTAAGATCGCGGCCCGTTTCGTCACCTTCGACCAGGATGGCAACGGCTACATCTCCCGCGAGGACTTCAGCACGGCGGCCGCCGCCCTGCTCACCGAGTTCGGCGCGACGGCACGCTCCGAGAAGGGGCAGGCCCTCTACATCGGGGCCGAGGCCTTCTGGCAGGGCATGGCCGGGATCGCCGACCGTGACGGCGACCAGCGGATCACCAAGCCGGAGTTCGTGGGCGGCGCGGTGAAGCGGCTGCGGGACAACCCGGCCCGGTTCGCCGAGATCGCGCGGCCGTTCCTGGACGCCGTGATCGCCGTCGCGGACGGCGACGGCGACGGATCGGTCAGCCCGCAGGAGGTCGAGCGCGTGCTCAAGGCCCTCGGCGTCCCCGCGGACATCGCGAGCGCCGCGGGCGGCTCGCTGGACACCGACGGGGACGGGCGGGTCACGGAGGAGGAGATCGTCGCGGCGTTCGCGGCGTACTTCACCGTTCCCGAGTGA
- a CDS encoding ATP-binding protein gives MQVLQVQLEVRPDPAEVGRARRWARSRLACSGIGVDEPLAETLILLISELVTNAVVHTGCPAVLRMRLPDAPDVAEKAADASGSSGAAGAAGAGPGTVRVEVADASACPPKQRHADGDATNGRGLELVDGLADRWGWQTEGAGKSIWCEVDRCEPGVSAVAFEGTTYEDVAYEAV, from the coding sequence GTGCAGGTGCTTCAAGTTCAGCTGGAGGTCAGGCCTGACCCCGCGGAGGTGGGGCGGGCCCGAAGGTGGGCGCGTTCGCGGCTCGCCTGTTCCGGGATAGGGGTGGATGAGCCACTGGCCGAGACGCTGATCCTCTTGATCTCGGAGCTGGTCACCAACGCGGTGGTGCACACGGGCTGTCCGGCTGTCCTGCGCATGCGGCTCCCGGACGCCCCCGACGTCGCCGAGAAGGCCGCGGACGCTTCGGGCTCCTCGGGCGCTGCGGGAGCCGCGGGAGCGGGCCCCGGGACGGTGCGCGTCGAGGTCGCCGATGCCAGCGCATGTCCGCCGAAGCAACGGCACGCGGACGGTGACGCGACCAACGGCCGGGGCCTCGAACTCGTCGACGGCCTCGCCGATCGCTGGGGCTGGCAGACCGAGGGCGCGGGCAAGAGCATCTGGTGCGAGGTGGACCGGTGCGAGCCGGGGGTCTCGGCGGTCGCGTTCGAGGGGACGACGTACGAAGACGTCGCGTACGAAGCGGTCTGA
- a CDS encoding cyclase family protein, whose amino-acid sequence MSDSATTDTTTPSALPPEFHDIAKRVNNWGRWGPDDEIGTLNLITDEVVREAAAGIRTGRRIPLALPLKEDGVQTGLIPGRINPLHTMVQINQELFGPGTVATSDDAVTMGLQTATHWDALTHAAHSGKIYNGRPADSITAHTGARFSGIDKVPHLVSRGVLLDVARAKGVDRLPGDHAVTPEDLAEAEEFAGLTVRAGDIVLVRTGQIQTYLAGDKHAYGYPSPGLSIRTPEWFHARDVAAVANDTLTFEIFPPEIENLWLPVHALDLVEMGMLQGQNWNLEKLSTACAEVSRYSFLLSAMPEPFIGGTGTPVAPVAIL is encoded by the coding sequence ATGTCAGACTCGGCAACCACAGACACCACCACCCCCTCCGCCCTGCCGCCCGAGTTCCACGACATCGCCAAACGCGTGAACAACTGGGGCCGTTGGGGCCCGGACGACGAGATCGGCACGCTCAACCTCATCACCGACGAGGTCGTACGCGAGGCCGCCGCCGGCATCCGCACCGGCCGCCGCATCCCGCTCGCCCTGCCCCTCAAGGAGGACGGCGTCCAGACGGGCCTGATACCCGGCAGGATCAACCCCCTCCACACGATGGTGCAGATCAACCAGGAGCTCTTCGGCCCCGGCACGGTCGCCACCAGCGACGACGCGGTCACCATGGGCCTGCAGACGGCCACCCACTGGGACGCGCTGACCCACGCCGCGCACTCGGGGAAGATCTACAACGGCCGCCCGGCGGACAGCATCACCGCCCACACCGGCGCCCGGTTCAGCGGCATCGACAAGGTGCCGCACCTCGTCTCGCGCGGCGTCCTGCTCGACGTCGCCCGCGCCAAGGGCGTCGACCGACTGCCCGGCGACCACGCGGTCACCCCCGAAGACCTCGCGGAGGCCGAGGAGTTCGCGGGGCTCACCGTCCGCGCCGGCGACATCGTCCTCGTACGCACCGGGCAGATCCAGACCTACCTGGCGGGCGACAAGCACGCGTACGGCTATCCGTCCCCCGGCCTCTCGATCCGCACCCCGGAGTGGTTCCACGCGCGCGATGTCGCGGCGGTCGCCAACGACACCCTGACCTTCGAGATCTTCCCGCCCGAGATCGAGAACCTCTGGCTGCCCGTACACGCGCTCGACCTGGTCGAGATGGGGATGCTGCAGGGTCAGAACTGGAATCTGGAAAAGTTGTCCACAGCCTGTGCAGAAGTTTCCCGCTACAGCTTCCTGCTCTCCGCGATGCCCGAGCCGTTCATCGGCGGCACCGGAACACCCGTGGCCCCGGTCGCGATTCTGTGA
- a CDS encoding ABC transporter ATP-binding protein: MGEAISTPINTPISTSEVLSATGVDLSYGSTPAVRDAHLTLARGEVAAITGASGSGKSSLLYCLAGVLPAARGEVRFEGQAYGELDDEGISALRRERFGFVFQYGELLPELTIEENTALPLRLAGQRKRPALKAAAEVLDRLGIADLRERRPSQVSGGQSQRVAVARALVHRPAVVFADEPTGSLDSANAATVLKEFLGLARSQGTAVLLVTHDANVAAQADRNYTMADGVLTAKGASA, translated from the coding sequence TTGGGGGAAGCGATCAGTACGCCGATCAATACGCCGATCAGTACGTCAGAAGTCCTCAGCGCCACGGGAGTCGACCTCTCCTACGGCTCCACTCCCGCCGTCCGCGACGCCCATCTGACCCTGGCGCGCGGCGAGGTCGCGGCGATCACCGGGGCCAGCGGCTCCGGGAAGTCCTCGCTCCTGTACTGCCTCGCCGGTGTGCTGCCGGCCGCGCGCGGTGAGGTGCGGTTCGAGGGACAGGCGTACGGCGAGCTCGACGACGAGGGCATCAGCGCGCTGCGCCGCGAGCGCTTCGGCTTCGTCTTCCAGTACGGCGAGCTGCTCCCCGAGCTGACCATCGAGGAGAACACCGCGCTGCCGCTGCGCCTGGCGGGACAGCGCAAGCGCCCCGCGCTCAAGGCCGCGGCCGAGGTCCTTGACCGGCTCGGGATCGCCGACCTGCGCGAGCGGCGACCCTCGCAGGTGTCGGGCGGGCAGAGCCAGCGTGTCGCCGTGGCGCGGGCCCTGGTGCACCGCCCTGCCGTCGTCTTCGCCGACGAGCCGACCGGGTCCCTGGACAGCGCCAACGCCGCCACCGTCCTCAAGGAGTTCCTCGGCCTCGCCCGCTCGCAGGGCACCGCCGTCCTCCTGGTCACGCACGACGCGAACGTCGCTGCCCAGGCCGACCGCAACTACACGATGGCCGACGGTGTCCTCACCGCGAAGGGCGCGTCCGCATGA
- a CDS encoding ABC transporter permease: MSEFLLGLRLLFGSGRGTRVRFLLMTLGGSLGVCCLALVLTIPSILDAHDGRAADRDPQVHAGKRSGQPTLVLERSDPHGSKPFSRVFVARGKDADSVQPPPGLGELPAPGEVFVSPALHDQLRREPGLKGLLPGEEKGLIGPSGLTDPNELYAYVGATRDQLGDDARALKSFGSEHPPTTAVEKSTLDILRFTLAALVLLPLGVFLSVCAKLSAASRNRRLAALRLLGLSAKGTQRVNAAETVVAAFLGALLGLAEFWLLNQIMARTGLPGLKWYPADGALSASTIAVCLIGCTALSWFVGRASARAAATNPLSTRRTAAPRAPRVWGGLMLVTGLGIVIGYCATGLTDNPAQSTGINSLLVPGGVLLTGLGLVTVMPLLSYGIARRLARSGHLALSLAMRRNEVEPGSAMRVVTGLVLLVFSASLAQGVLVEEQQITRSDSPVQEYGLRLSQLSADQQGKLREIPGVRADAIVMDPHTDPTKEGGDWQAPALVATCAQLARLVEHSAGCEEGKVLRLQDPNVSESPLKTSTYVMKQGDKRTSLKVDVPDAAVLFDGYDVTNLPSPGLLVPPSELPAHAVPAAATLVLVSSSDPGTVRDVLDRIGAVAPTAEVDPAGINIDGLQQITVIETLLALGMVMGLVIGVAAFLVSVTDRAVERRPQVTALSLIGARARTLRLVQCTQVVLPLAVGLVLALVAGKLAESAYLVTGGGEIFWDGAGVPLLVAAMAGVLVLAVLGTLPLVGRRIDPELIRRD; the protein is encoded by the coding sequence ATGAGCGAGTTCCTGCTCGGCCTGCGGCTCCTGTTCGGCTCCGGGCGCGGCACCCGCGTACGTTTCCTCCTGATGACCCTCGGCGGCTCCCTCGGGGTGTGCTGCCTCGCGCTCGTCCTGACGATCCCTTCGATCCTGGACGCCCACGACGGCCGGGCCGCCGACCGCGACCCGCAGGTCCACGCCGGCAAGAGGTCCGGGCAGCCCACCCTCGTCCTGGAGCGCTCCGACCCGCACGGCTCGAAGCCGTTCAGCCGCGTCTTCGTCGCCCGGGGCAAGGACGCCGACAGCGTGCAGCCGCCGCCCGGTCTGGGCGAACTGCCCGCTCCCGGCGAGGTGTTCGTCTCCCCCGCGCTGCACGACCAGCTCCGCCGCGAGCCCGGCCTCAAGGGGCTGCTCCCCGGCGAGGAGAAGGGCCTGATCGGCCCCTCGGGCCTGACCGACCCGAACGAGCTGTACGCCTACGTAGGCGCCACCCGGGACCAACTCGGCGACGACGCACGCGCGCTGAAGAGCTTCGGCTCCGAGCACCCGCCCACCACCGCCGTCGAGAAGTCCACCCTCGACATCCTGCGCTTCACCCTCGCCGCCCTCGTGCTGCTGCCGCTCGGCGTCTTCCTCTCGGTCTGCGCCAAGCTCTCCGCCGCCAGCCGCAACCGGCGCCTCGCGGCCCTGCGCCTGCTGGGTCTGAGCGCCAAGGGCACACAGCGCGTGAACGCCGCGGAGACCGTCGTCGCCGCGTTCCTGGGGGCGCTGCTCGGTCTCGCCGAGTTCTGGCTCCTGAACCAGATCATGGCGAGGACCGGGCTTCCCGGCCTCAAGTGGTACCCGGCGGACGGAGCGCTCTCCGCGTCCACCATCGCCGTCTGCCTGATCGGCTGCACCGCGCTCTCCTGGTTCGTGGGCCGGGCGAGCGCCCGCGCCGCGGCCACCAATCCGCTGAGCACCCGGCGCACCGCGGCTCCGCGCGCGCCCCGCGTCTGGGGCGGCCTCATGCTCGTCACCGGGCTCGGCATCGTCATCGGCTACTGCGCGACCGGCCTCACCGACAACCCCGCGCAGAGCACCGGCATCAACTCCCTCCTGGTGCCCGGCGGGGTGCTGCTCACCGGGCTCGGCCTGGTGACGGTCATGCCGCTGCTCTCGTACGGCATCGCCAGGCGCCTGGCCCGCTCCGGGCATCTGGCCCTGAGCCTGGCCATGCGGCGCAACGAGGTCGAGCCGGGCAGCGCGATGCGTGTCGTGACGGGACTCGTGCTCCTCGTGTTCTCGGCGTCGCTCGCACAGGGCGTGCTGGTGGAGGAGCAGCAGATCACCCGGTCCGACTCACCCGTGCAGGAGTACGGCCTGCGGCTCTCGCAGCTCAGCGCGGACCAGCAGGGGAAGCTGCGGGAGATTCCCGGGGTGCGGGCGGACGCGATCGTGATGGATCCGCACACCGACCCCACCAAGGAGGGCGGCGACTGGCAGGCCCCCGCCCTGGTCGCCACCTGCGCCCAGCTCGCCCGTCTCGTCGAGCACTCGGCGGGCTGCGAGGAGGGCAAGGTCCTGCGGCTCCAGGACCCGAACGTGTCCGAGTCGCCCCTCAAGACCTCGACGTACGTGATGAAGCAGGGCGACAAGCGCACCTCCCTGAAGGTCGATGTGCCCGACGCCGCCGTGCTGTTCGACGGGTACGACGTCACCAACCTGCCCAGCCCCGGCCTCCTCGTGCCGCCCTCCGAGCTCCCCGCGCACGCCGTGCCCGCCGCGGCCACGCTCGTCCTGGTGAGCAGCTCGGACCCCGGCACCGTGCGCGACGTACTCGACCGCATCGGCGCCGTCGCGCCCACCGCGGAGGTCGACCCCGCGGGCATCAACATCGACGGCCTCCAGCAGATCACCGTCATCGAGACGCTGCTCGCGCTCGGCATGGTGATGGGCCTGGTCATCGGCGTCGCGGCGTTCCTCGTCTCCGTCACCGACCGGGCCGTGGAGCGCCGCCCCCAGGTCACCGCGCTCTCCTTGATCGGCGCACGGGCCCGCACCCTGCGCCTCGTGCAGTGCACGCAGGTGGTGCTTCCGCTGGCCGTGGGCCTGGTGCTCGCGCTCGTCGCGGGGAAGCTCGCGGAGTCCGCCTATCTGGTCACCGGCGGCGGCGAGATCTTCTGGGACGGGGCCGGGGTTCCGCTGCTGGTGGCGGCCATGGCCGGGGTGCTCGTCCTCGCCGTCCTGGGGACGCTGCCGCTGGTGGGGCGGCGCATCGACCCGGAGCTGATCCGGCGGGACTGA
- a CDS encoding acyl-CoA dehydrogenase family protein, whose translation MDFQLTEDQRALRDGVREILEGRFDGAALRGAADSGPPSLDRALWRELGDAGFFSLRVPEAEGGVGLGLAEAVLAFEEAGRALLPGPLVATFLAAGEVAGAAQGTTVVTAASGGLVPWLEEADVVRGDVSGAVPLRSVDPLTPLHRVPGDGGEGGAADAEGDLLIAAEQLGSAGKTCEMAVRYARERTQFGQAIGAFQAVKHLCAQMLVRAEVARAAVYAASVTGDGAEIAGAKLLADEAAVRNARDCLQVHGGMGFTWEADVHLHLKRAWVREGLGRSAARAEEELAAAL comes from the coding sequence ATGGACTTCCAACTGACCGAGGACCAGCGGGCGTTGCGGGACGGGGTGCGGGAGATCCTGGAAGGGAGGTTCGACGGAGCCGCGCTGCGGGGCGCGGCGGACTCCGGGCCCCCTTCGCTGGACCGGGCCCTGTGGCGGGAGCTCGGGGACGCCGGGTTCTTCTCGCTGCGGGTGCCGGAGGCGGAGGGCGGGGTCGGACTGGGGCTTGCGGAGGCCGTGTTGGCCTTCGAGGAGGCGGGGCGTGCGCTGCTTCCCGGGCCGCTGGTGGCGACGTTCCTCGCGGCGGGGGAAGTCGCGGGCGCGGCGCAGGGGACGACCGTGGTGACGGCTGCCTCGGGCGGGCTCGTGCCCTGGCTGGAGGAGGCGGACGTGGTGCGGGGGGATGTGTCCGGGGCTGTTCCGCTGCGGTCCGTCGATCCGCTGACGCCGCTGCATCGGGTGCCCGGCGACGGTGGTGAGGGCGGGGCGGCGGACGCGGAGGGTGACCTGCTGATCGCAGCGGAGCAGCTCGGCAGCGCGGGGAAGACCTGCGAGATGGCCGTCCGTTATGCCCGTGAACGTACGCAATTCGGGCAGGCCATCGGGGCCTTCCAGGCCGTCAAGCACCTCTGCGCGCAGATGCTCGTCCGCGCCGAGGTCGCCCGCGCCGCCGTGTACGCCGCGTCCGTCACCGGTGACGGTGCGGAGATCGCGGGCGCCAAGCTGCTCGCCGACGAGGCGGCGGTGCGCAACGCGCGGGACTGTCTTCAGGTGCACGGCGGAATGGGGTTCACCTGGGAAGCCGATGTGCATCTGCATCTGAAGCGGGCCTGGGTGCGGGAAGGACTCGGGCGGTCGGCGGCTCGCGCGGAGGAGGAGCTGGCTGCGGCGCTGTGA
- a CDS encoding AMP-binding protein — translation MRTSENETAYELGASRTLWELIERRAALTPDAPVLIQAAPDAADDRTLTFGELRDRSERVAAGLYGMGVRPGTVVAWQLPTRIETALLSFALARIGAVQSPVIPFYRDREVGFALRESKAEFFAVPGVWRGFDHAEMAERLGARGIFEAYAYDDLPDGDPSVLPAPPSDGTSVRWIYWTSGTTSDPKGVLHTDRSLIAGGSCLAHALHLSADDVGSMAFPFAHIAGPDYTVMLLLYGFPAVMFEQFALPDALAGYRRHGVTVAGGSTAFYSMFLAEQRKLAPGEKVIPTLRLLAGGGAPKPPEIYHAVVREMGCQLTHGYGMTEVPMITMGAPDDTAENLATTEGLPPEGMEIRVTDAEGKEVPAGVDGEVRLRGEAVCQGYLTRSTGGSPPDPHKQSAGVFDADGFLITGDLGHVRTTGHLVLTGRAKDIIIRKGENISAKEIEDLLHRHPAVGDTAVIGLPDPERGERVCAVIEQRPGAHDALTLKAVTAYLRGEGLSTHKLPEQLELVEALPRNETLRKVLKYKLRERFTQG, via the coding sequence ATGAGGACCTCGGAGAACGAGACCGCGTACGAGCTGGGAGCGTCCCGCACCCTCTGGGAGCTCATCGAGCGCCGCGCCGCGCTCACCCCCGACGCGCCCGTCCTCATCCAGGCCGCGCCCGACGCCGCCGACGACAGGACGCTGACCTTCGGGGAACTGCGCGACCGCTCCGAGCGCGTGGCCGCCGGGCTCTACGGGATGGGCGTGCGCCCCGGCACGGTCGTCGCCTGGCAGCTGCCCACCCGCATCGAGACCGCCCTGCTCTCCTTCGCGCTCGCCCGCATCGGCGCGGTCCAGTCACCGGTCATCCCCTTCTACCGCGACCGCGAAGTCGGCTTCGCGCTGCGGGAGTCGAAGGCGGAGTTCTTCGCCGTGCCCGGGGTGTGGCGCGGCTTCGACCACGCGGAGATGGCCGAACGGCTGGGCGCCCGGGGCATCTTCGAGGCGTACGCGTACGACGACCTGCCGGACGGCGATCCCTCCGTGCTGCCCGCGCCGCCCTCCGACGGCACTTCCGTGCGCTGGATCTACTGGACGTCGGGCACGACGTCCGACCCCAAGGGCGTGCTGCACACGGACCGTTCACTGATCGCGGGCGGCTCCTGCCTCGCGCACGCGCTGCACCTCTCGGCGGACGACGTCGGCTCGATGGCGTTCCCCTTCGCGCACATCGCGGGCCCCGACTACACGGTGATGCTGCTCCTGTACGGCTTCCCCGCGGTGATGTTCGAGCAGTTCGCGCTGCCGGACGCGCTGGCGGGCTACCGGCGGCACGGCGTGACGGTGGCGGGCGGGTCGACCGCGTTCTACTCGATGTTCCTCGCCGAGCAGCGCAAGCTGGCGCCCGGCGAGAAGGTCATCCCCACCCTGCGCCTCCTCGCGGGGGGCGGGGCGCCGAAGCCGCCGGAGATCTATCACGCGGTCGTACGCGAAATGGGCTGCCAGCTCACCCACGGCTACGGCATGACCGAGGTGCCGATGATCACCATGGGCGCGCCGGACGACACCGCCGAGAACCTGGCGACGACGGAGGGGCTGCCGCCGGAGGGCATGGAGATCCGGGTCACGGACGCCGAGGGCAAGGAGGTGCCCGCCGGGGTCGACGGCGAGGTGCGGCTGCGCGGGGAGGCGGTCTGCCAGGGGTACTTGACTCGTTCTACCGGGGGTAGCCCCCCAGACCCCCACAAACAGAGTGCGGGGGTCTTCGACGCGGACGGCTTCCTGATCACGGGGGACCTGGGGCACGTACGGACGACGGGCCATCTGGTCCTGACCGGCCGGGCCAAGGACATCATCATCCGCAAGGGCGAGAACATCTCCGCGAAGGAGATCGAGGACCTGCTCCACCGGCATCCGGCCGTGGGGGACACGGCGGTGATCGGCCTGCCCGACCCCGAACGGGGCGAGCGGGTCTGCGCGGTGATCGAGCAGCGGCCGGGGGCCCACGACGCCCTGACGCTCAAGGCCGTGACCGCGTATCTGCGCGGGGAAGGACTCTCCACCCACAAGCTGCCGGAGCAACTGGAGCTGGTGGAGGCCCTCCCCCGCAACGAGACGCTGCGCAAGGTGCTCAAGTACAAGCTGCGGGAGCGCTTCACGCAGGGCTAG